The DNA segment CTAGGCCAAGCACACTTCGAAAAGGTCGCTGTAGTGCTTGTTGCCGGCGGACTCGGCGAGCGGCTCGGCTATTCCGGCATCAAACTCGACATCCCGGTGGAAGTGACGGAAACAACGCCCTACCTTGCACATTACGCCGCATGTTTGAAAGCGATGGAAGCGCGCATGCAGAATCCGCATCCAGTGCCGCTGATCATTATGGTATCGGAAGACACGCAGGCGAAAACGGTCGCGTCGCTCGAAAACAATAACTATTACGGGCTGCAAAAAGAGCAGATTCATATCCTCAAACAGGAGCTCGTGCCGGCGCTTGCAGATAACGCCGGACATCTCGCGCTCGAAGAAAAATATAAGCTCATTCTCAAGCCGCACGGTCACGGCGATGTACACATGCTGCTTCATTCCAGCGGCCTCGCTAAAAAATATGCCGCCGCCGGCATTGAACATTTTATCTTTATTCAGGATACCAACGGCCAGGTGTTCAATGCACTGCCGGCAGCACTCGGTGTTTCCGTTGAAAAGAAGTTTGATTTTAATTCGCTCGCTGTAAACCGCATTCCCGGCGAAGCCGTCGGCGGACTCGCGCGGCTGGTGAAAGGCGGCACTGAACTCACGCTGAATATTGAATATAACCAGCTCGATCCCCTGCTCCGCGCAACGGTCAATCCGGCGGGCGATGTTCCCAACGAACAGGGCTGGTCGATCTTTCCCGGCAACATCAACGTACTCATCATCAAACTCTCATCCTACGTTAAACTTCTCGAACGCACACACGGAATTATCGCCGAATTTGTAAACCCTAAATATGCCGATGCTTCACGCAGCACTTTTAAACAACCGACGCGCCTCGAAACAATGATGCAGGACCTGCCGAAACTTTTCGGCCCGGACGAAAAGACCGGCGTGTCTGTTTTTGATCGCCGATGGGCTTTTTCGGCAAACAAAAACAATATTAAAGACGCCGCTGAAAAACAGGCCAGCGGCGGGCCGCCGGAATCGGCCGCAACGGCGGAATCAGACTTCTATCTCGCCGGACGAATGAAACTCGCCGCCGCCGGCGTTGAGATTGAAACCGCACCGGAAAAAATGATTCGCGGAATAAACATTATTCCGGGACCGCGCGTAATTTTGCATCCATCATTCGCGATGACGCTGGCCGAAGTGCGCAAAAAAATCTCCGGTGGAAAAATTTCCGGTGAAGCCACCCTGAGCATCGCCGGCGAAAACGTCCTGCTTGAACATATTGAACTTGCAGGGAACTCTGCACTCGTGATCCGTGCAGGGGAAGACACCATCGCCCTGAAAAATGTAAAAATTGAAAATGCCGGTTTTGAACTGATTGCATTAACCGACGCCGAACAGAACGACCCTGCCACGCCGGAACACCTGCGTCTACGCGGCTACCGCATCGAAAATCGCGGAGCAGAAATATATTCCGGTACCAAATAACATGGCTCAACCGGTCGACTCAGTTTTTTAAAAAATCTTCTTTCTTTTCATTGCCGGTTATCAGAATCGGGTTCCGGCACTTTTTTGTTTCGTATCAGCGCAGTGAACGCTACAGTGCTTACTCTTGAATTTCAGAAAGAGGATGATGAAAAAACTGCCGCTTCCAAAAGGGTTTTCCGCCGCCGGTGTTTCCGCCGGCATCAAAAAGAAAAAAGGCAAAGACATGGCCATGCTCGTGTCTGCTGTACCGGCGGTCAGCGCTGCCGTATTTACTACTAATCAGGTACAGGCTGCGCCGGTAAAATGGGACATCCGCATCGTGGAACAGCAAACTGCACGCGCCATTGTGATGAACAGCGGTAATGCCAACGCATGTACCGGCGCTCAGGGAATGGCAGATGCCGAAGCGATGGCCGCGCTCACTGCCGGACGGCTCGGCGCACGGGCTGAAGAAATTTTTGTCTGCTCTACCGGCACAATCGGTAAACCGCTGCCGATGGATAAAATTGCCGGCGGCATCGCTAAACTGTTCACCGGTCTTTCTCCTGAAAACGGAATGCACGCCGCTGAAGCGATGCTGACAACGGATCTTATCACCAAAACTGTCACTAAAGAAATTATCATCAGCGGCAAACCGGTGCGCCTCACCGGACTCGCGAAAGGCTCCGGTATGATTGAACCGAACATGGCAACCATGCTTGCGTTTATTCTTACCGATGCCGCGGTGGAAAAAGCCTGCTTCCAATGCGCGCTGCGCGACGCCGCGGATTTAAGTTTTAACCGCATTACCGTTGACGGTGACCGCAGCACAAATGACAGCGTAATCTGTCTGGCAAACGGACTCGCCGGAAATGAAAAACTGACCCGCAAATCCGGGAGCTGGACACTTTTTTGCGAGACGCTGAATCAGATCCTTTTCGACCTGGCGATGATGATCGTCAAAGACGGTGAAGGCGCGACACGGGTGGTAACGATTCATGTGCGCGGTGCCGCGTCTGACGGTGAAGCGAATGAAGCCGCGCGCGCGGTTGCCAATTCGATGCTCAATAAAACCGCCTGGGCCGGCGTCCGGCCGAACTGGGGACGGATTGCCGATGCGCTCGGCTATTCGCATGCACAGGTTCAGGAAAATAAAATTGATATTGATTATGATGATGTTCCCGCCGTGCGCGGCGGCACTGCTGCCGGAACACCGGAAAAGCAGCTCGTTGCCGCCGTTTCAAAAGAGGCATTCACCATCAACGTGAATCTGAACCTCGGCAGCGGCAGTGCCACAGTCTACACCTGCAACTGCACCGAAGAGTATGTGCGGATCAATTTTGAATAATTTCAACCGCGGATTAAACGGATAGAAACAGATTTTTACAAACAGCAGCAAAGAAAACGGAAAGAAAACCATGCAGCAGATGATTGAAAAAGCGGGTGTTTTAATTGAAGCTCTGCCCTATATTCAACGCTTTCGCGGCGAAACAATTGTCGTCAAATTCGGCGGCAGCATTATGGAAAGTGAAACCGGCTACCGGAACATTCTGAAGGACGTCGCCTTCATGGGATGTGTCGGGCTTCAACCGGTTATTGTTCACGGCGGCGGGAAATCTGTTTCTAAAAAGATGCGCGCAGCGAATATTCAACCGAATTTCATTCAGGGACTGCGTGTTACCGATGGCCAAACCATCGAGGTGGTTGAAGAAGTGTTGAATAATGAAGTGAATCCGCATCTGGTTGAAATTTTAAAGGAATACGGCAGTAAAGCGCGCGGCATTCATGGTGAAGATATTGTGCGTGTGAAAAAGCATACCGGCACCAACCCTCAAACCGGCGAGGAACTCGACTGGGGCTTTGTCGGCAAAGTGATTCAGATTGATATCGAACCGGTTCTCGCTTTTCTGAAAGCAGATATTATTCCGGTGATTACACCGCTCGGACGTGGCGAGGACGGCAGACTGTATAATGTAAACGCCGACGATGTTGCCAATGCGATCGCCCGCGGACTCAAAGCGCGCAAGCTCGTTTTTCTCAGCGATGTGCCAGGACTGCTGCGCGATCCATCTGATCCGTCGACACTCATCACCAGTTTAAAACTGAGCGAAATTGAAGAGCTGATTTCGCGCGGCATCATTTCCGGCGGTATGCTGCCGAAAATCGGCGGCGCGGTAGAGGCATTAAAAGCCGGCGTCAACAAAACCCATATTATCGACTCATCCCTGCCCCACTCCTTACTGCTCGAACTTTTCACCGATAAAGGCGTCGGAACTGAGATTGTGAAATAACTATGAAAAAAGATGAAATTATTGATCTGACAAAAAAATATGTCATGCCGACGTACGGGCGGGGACTTGTGCTCACGGAAGGCTCCGGCACAATGGTAAAAGACGCGGACGGTAAAGAGTATCTGGACTTTCTCGCCGGGATTGCGGTGCTGAATCTGGGTCATTGTCATCCGGCGGTAACCAAAGCCGTTCAGGAACAGGCAGCAAAACTGGTTCATACATCGAATCTCTATTACACCGAAAATCAGCCGCGCCTCGCACAGATGCTGGCGGAGCGGTCGATGGGCGGCAAATGCTTTTTCTGCAATTCCGGTGCGGAAGCGAATGAAGGATTGATTAAACTCGCGCGTTTCTGGGGCCGGGACAAAGGCAGATACGAAGTGATTACGATGCGCAATTCGTTTCATGGACGAACGCTCGCCACGCTGACCGCCACTGGACAGGATAAAGTACAGCAAGGATTTTATCCCCTGCCCGAAGGTTTTAAATATGCGGAGTTCAACAATCTCGAATCGTGCCGCGCCGCCGTCACGGATAAAACCGCCGCAATTCTGGTGGAAGCAATCCAGGGCGAAGGCGGCATTCTGCCGGCAGCGCCGGAATTTATTACCGGTCTGCGGAAGCTGTGTGACGAAAAAGGTATCCTGCTGTTCTTTGATGAAGTTCAGGCGGGTATCGGCCGCACCGGCAAATGGTTCGGCTTCCAGAATTATGATGTGCGTCCGGACGGTTTTTCGCTGGCGAAAGCGCTCGGCAACGGACTGCCGGTCGGCGCAATCGTTGTCACGCCGGAGCTCGGCGACACATTCCAGCCCGGCAATCATGCCACGACGTTCGGGGGTACACCGCTGGTTTGCGCCGCCGCAATGGCGGTGATTGAGACAATTGAAAAAGACCACCTGCTTGAAAACGCCAAAACCCGCGGCGCACAGCTCGTTGAAAAACTTTCGCCGCTCGCCGGAAAATATAACTGGATCGAAACGGTACGCGGCTGCGGACTGATGGTTGGCATCGTATTGAAACATGCAGCGGCACCGCTCCAGAAAAAACTGGAAGAAAAAGGATTGCTTACACTCGCCACCGCGATTCGTGTCCTGCGGCTGCTGCCGCCGTTAACAATCACTGCCGCCGAAACAGATCGCGCGATTACATGCATTGAAGAAGCCTGCGCCGAACTGGATGCCGCACAATGAGCCGTGAAACATTGCAAGTGCGCCCGCACGAGGATGGTCTGCCGCTGGTCGATGTGCTGTCAGATCGGTTCCGCTGTTCAAAAAAACAGGCGCGCGTTCTGCTGGACACGCGGCAGGTTTTTGTTAACGGCAAACGCATCTGGATGGCGAAGCATACTGTTAAAAATAAAGATGTGATCGAAACGGTACGGCCGGAACCGAAGTCTAAGAAAATTGAAATCCTGAAACGTGCCGGTGAGCTGATTGTGGTGAATAAACCGTCCGGCATGGTGACAAACAGCAGCGCGCGCAGTCTGGAAACACGATTACAGCACGAGCTTGGAAACCCGCAACTGTGTGCGGTGCACCGTCTTGACCGCGACACGTCCGGCTGTGTGATGTTCGCCGCCGGCGCTGAAGCAAAAGCACGCATGATTCCATTGTTTAAAGATCAGCGTATTATAAAAATTTATCGCGCCATCGCCATTGGACGCGTGCCGGATGCGCTGAAAAAAATTACGCGCGATATTGACGGTGAATCGGCGACCACGCTGGTAAACATTCTCGACCGCAATCGCGATGCGAGTTATCTGGAACTGCGGATTCAAACCGGACGCACGCATCAGATTCGCAAACACCTGGCAGCACTGCGTTTCCCGGTGCTGGGCGATAAAGATTACGCCGGCGAGCAGCGCGGTAAACCCGTGTTCCGGTCTGTGCCGCGTCAGATGCTGCACGCGTACCGGCTCATCTTTCCCGGTGAACTGAGCAATACATCTATTCGCGTAACAGCGCCGGTGCCGGACGATTTCGCCGCCAGTCTAAAAACCCTGAAATTAAAATAACGAACGCAGGACGGGCTTCAGCCTGTCCACGTTTGGAGCACGCGTGAACGCGGCGTCCCTGCCGCGTCTACTTTCGGTGAAATCCTTTTCTCATTCCCGGAGTTCCTTCCGGTCGCATCGGTTCGCCGGAAAGAATCCGTTG comes from the Kiritimatiellales bacterium genome and includes:
- a CDS encoding UTP--glucose-1-phosphate uridylyltransferase — protein: MDIAQLTLNADEQKLIQQLLAAGQEHLFADWDVRGMHDDAKREFLKSLMCMNNSYPGGLVSYINNARNLLAEAKSGANPFDGFVPHQPDITDLTKFDTRYDHYEALGQAHFEKVAVVLVAGGLGERLGYSGIKLDIPVEVTETTPYLAHYAACLKAMEARMQNPHPVPLIIMVSEDTQAKTVASLENNNYYGLQKEQIHILKQELVPALADNAGHLALEEKYKLILKPHGHGDVHMLLHSSGLAKKYAAAGIEHFIFIQDTNGQVFNALPAALGVSVEKKFDFNSLAVNRIPGEAVGGLARLVKGGTELTLNIEYNQLDPLLRATVNPAGDVPNEQGWSIFPGNINVLIIKLSSYVKLLERTHGIIAEFVNPKYADASRSTFKQPTRLETMMQDLPKLFGPDEKTGVSVFDRRWAFSANKNNIKDAAEKQASGGPPESAATAESDFYLAGRMKLAAAGVEIETAPEKMIRGINIIPGPRVILHPSFAMTLAEVRKKISGGKISGEATLSIAGENVLLEHIELAGNSALVIRAGEDTIALKNVKIENAGFELIALTDAEQNDPATPEHLRLRGYRIENRGAEIYSGTK
- the argJ gene encoding bifunctional glutamate N-acetyltransferase/amino-acid acetyltransferase ArgJ encodes the protein MMKKLPLPKGFSAAGVSAGIKKKKGKDMAMLVSAVPAVSAAVFTTNQVQAAPVKWDIRIVEQQTARAIVMNSGNANACTGAQGMADAEAMAALTAGRLGARAEEIFVCSTGTIGKPLPMDKIAGGIAKLFTGLSPENGMHAAEAMLTTDLITKTVTKEIIISGKPVRLTGLAKGSGMIEPNMATMLAFILTDAAVEKACFQCALRDAADLSFNRITVDGDRSTNDSVICLANGLAGNEKLTRKSGSWTLFCETLNQILFDLAMMIVKDGEGATRVVTIHVRGAASDGEANEAARAVANSMLNKTAWAGVRPNWGRIADALGYSHAQVQENKIDIDYDDVPAVRGGTAAGTPEKQLVAAVSKEAFTINVNLNLGSGSATVYTCNCTEEYVRINFE
- the argB gene encoding acetylglutamate kinase, coding for MQQMIEKAGVLIEALPYIQRFRGETIVVKFGGSIMESETGYRNILKDVAFMGCVGLQPVIVHGGGKSVSKKMRAANIQPNFIQGLRVTDGQTIEVVEEVLNNEVNPHLVEILKEYGSKARGIHGEDIVRVKKHTGTNPQTGEELDWGFVGKVIQIDIEPVLAFLKADIIPVITPLGRGEDGRLYNVNADDVANAIARGLKARKLVFLSDVPGLLRDPSDPSTLITSLKLSEIEELISRGIISGGMLPKIGGAVEALKAGVNKTHIIDSSLPHSLLLELFTDKGVGTEIVK
- a CDS encoding aspartate aminotransferase family protein, with the translated sequence MKKDEIIDLTKKYVMPTYGRGLVLTEGSGTMVKDADGKEYLDFLAGIAVLNLGHCHPAVTKAVQEQAAKLVHTSNLYYTENQPRLAQMLAERSMGGKCFFCNSGAEANEGLIKLARFWGRDKGRYEVITMRNSFHGRTLATLTATGQDKVQQGFYPLPEGFKYAEFNNLESCRAAVTDKTAAILVEAIQGEGGILPAAPEFITGLRKLCDEKGILLFFDEVQAGIGRTGKWFGFQNYDVRPDGFSLAKALGNGLPVGAIVVTPELGDTFQPGNHATTFGGTPLVCAAAMAVIETIEKDHLLENAKTRGAQLVEKLSPLAGKYNWIETVRGCGLMVGIVLKHAAAPLQKKLEEKGLLTLATAIRVLRLLPPLTITAAETDRAITCIEEACAELDAAQ
- a CDS encoding RluA family pseudouridine synthase; amino-acid sequence: MSRETLQVRPHEDGLPLVDVLSDRFRCSKKQARVLLDTRQVFVNGKRIWMAKHTVKNKDVIETVRPEPKSKKIEILKRAGELIVVNKPSGMVTNSSARSLETRLQHELGNPQLCAVHRLDRDTSGCVMFAAGAEAKARMIPLFKDQRIIKIYRAIAIGRVPDALKKITRDIDGESATTLVNILDRNRDASYLELRIQTGRTHQIRKHLAALRFPVLGDKDYAGEQRGKPVFRSVPRQMLHAYRLIFPGELSNTSIRVTAPVPDDFAASLKTLKLK